From the genome of Phycisphaerae bacterium:
AGACCCCGACGTCAGTACGTTCATGACGCCACCCCGCCTGGCGATGGAGCGCATCATAGACGGGAAGACTGACAGAAAGACGGTTGGTTCGGAGTACATACTGGAGTATATCCCCGCGGCCAAGTCAAATGTCTTCATCAGACACGGGAAACACGATAGTGCCTGTATCTTCGGGTAATCCCCCCAGGTCGCCGGGCGGATGAAGGCCCTGTAACCTTCATCCAGGAAATAATCCTGCAATGCAGCATCGCCGTCCAGAATATATCGCATGACGATGCCGTGGTATGTCGTGAAGCCGAGCCGACGATACAAACCGACGGCTGGATTTGTTTGAGAAACCCCCAGGTAGAGAGCTTTGCTGCCTAGAGCTTGGAGATAACTCGTAACTTGCTCGATCAACCGTGTACCGACGCCTTTTCCTCGCCGATCCTCCGCAACAGCGACGGGGCCGAGGATCGCAATTCTAGGGTCACTGATGGCATGGAGACAGCCCGCCGCCCCGCAAATCCTTTTTCCGGCCTGGGCCAAAAAGAACGTACAACGCAATGTATCAGAGTATTCGCCCCGTAGTGCCGATCGAAAACTGTAGTCACCGTATTCGAATATGCCAAGCAAGAATGATTCCGCCTGACAGGCAAGTCGACTCTGTAAGGGGGCAACTACTCTTTTGATGGCTAACTGCATATCATATCTGCACGAACTCTACTGAGGTTTC
Proteins encoded in this window:
- a CDS encoding GNAT family N-acetyltransferase, which codes for MQLAIKRVVAPLQSRLACQAESFLLGIFEYGDYSFRSALRGEYSDTLRCTFFLAQAGKRICGAAGCLHAISDPRIAILGPVAVAEDRRGKGVGTRLIEQVTSYLQALGSKALYLGVSQTNPAVGLYRRLGFTTYHGIVMRYILDGDAALQDYFLDEGYRAFIRPATWGDYPKIQALSCFPCLMKTFDLAAGIYSSMYSEPTVFLSVFPSMMRSIARRGGVMNVLTSGSRESIVGIAHVIRPRSAPQGHTAALDFFVHDAFLNSAAELVSRTLQDATVLAVHHISFSCVSSDPIKSEIATGLGAKRVSVLPKGVKIADTSEDIVTYYL